Sequence from the Clostridium saccharobutylicum DSM 13864 genome:
TTACAGAGTGACCACTTTTGACTAATTTATTATAGTAAGTTTGTATATCTGATAATGTTATATCTTTAATTTTAATATTTGATAGAGGGCTATTTTTTATATAATTTCGATAAACACCTTCATATCGTTCTTTTGTAGATGGCTTTAGAGTTAGAAAACGTACATCAAAAAGCCAATCTCTGAAAAAGGCTTCAAAAGATTCTTTTGTATTAGTAATATTAAAATCAAGATCAGTTAGAATAGCTTTTATTTTTTCATCAAGTTCTTTAACACTTAATGCATATAAATCTCTTGGTGTGGTTAAATTTTTATGTCGTAACCTATAGAAGTAGTATTCTTTTCCATTTTTAACTTTCTTTTTGTATATTGTCTTTGCCATTATTTTTACTCCTTTTATAGTTTATATATAAACATATTTGAGAATAATATTTAAATTTCAATATTACAGTAGCGTGGTTATTTGTCATGCTCAAACATGCGGAGTTAGTATGTGCAATTAATTGTAGTTTATTACAAAATTAATAGATACTTAACTTTGTGGAAAATATAAGATTATTATCTTGATATAAATTTGCAAGGATAGATTTTTGCTATAATTGCTTAAATCTATGCTATTAATAATAACATTGTAAATTCAATAATTTGATTAACTACATACTAATCAAATTATTGAATAAATTATCTTTCTTTTCAACTTTAAAATATGGTTCGAAATATAAGTAATGGTTTTCAGTCTCGACAAAATAGCCATAACGTTTTTTATAATTAGTTATGGCATTTATTAGATGTTCTTCTGTAACTTCTAAATATTGTGCAATTTCAAATCTACTAACTGCCCCATATTCATAAGCTTTAATTAAATCAGGTATTTTAACAGTACGCTCATATCCCCATCTACGAGCTCTAACTTCTTGTTTTTTATTAACAATTTTATTATCATCAATAATATTTCCATAGGAAGTTTCATGATGCCCAATTTCTTCGCTAAGAATGCACTTCTTTTCTACATTAGTAGATACTTTAAGATTTATTAAAATTTTATTATCTTTGTAAGCTCCTTTTAAATTCACATACATATTTTTTTCTTTAACCTTGATGCCTTTTTCTTCTGCTTCAATTAGTAAATTCTCATAAGTCATTTTGTCACCCCTAAATTAGTAAAAAATAATCATATTTAATTCAAGTAAGTAAAGTAGTTTTTGAATTATTTGAGTATAAATTAAGATTTTAAGAATTAGAATTCATCATTAAACAAAATATCAATATAGTCATTGAGTAATTTTAGTTTTTGTGGAGTTAAATTTTTTTCTTCTAAATGTGCAGCAACAGTACTAATTTGTTTTTTCTTTTCATCATGTGAAGTATTTTTTGATGAAGAGCTTGGCTCATTTAAAGATTTAGTTTGAAATACTTCATCAATTGATACTCCAAGAGCAGTTGCTATTTTATTTAATAATTCCATGCTTGGTTCTCTTTTATTATTTAATATATAGCTAATATGAGTAGGGCTTACACCAACCATTTCAGCTAATTTTTTAGATGTAATATTCTTAACAGTCATTAATCTCTTAATATTATCAGATAACACATTAAACACCTCTTGAACTAATTGTTTATATTTATTATAAACTTACAGTTAATATTTGGCAACAATAAACTTCCAAAAAATGAGATAATATTAGGAAATAGAAGAAAAAATGTAAATTTTATCATAATACATTAAACTTTAAGTTCATACACAACTTTCTAATTAACTTTAAGTTCAATATAATATAAACAACAAGTTAATTTTTGGAAGGAGATGTCATATGAATAAAATTGATAAACTAAGAAAAAGAAAAGCTCTAAGTTACAATGATATAGCAAAATCTGCAAGTATATCGGCACAGTATGTATATCTTTTAGCAAAAGGAAAAAGAAGTAATCCAAGTCTAGAAAAGATGAGGGCTATTGCAAATGCTTTGGATGAAAAAGTCGAGTATGTATTTAAAATTAATTAAATGAGGTGATGAGGCGTATGGAGGAACATGTAACCAAAATGGTAATAACACCAGTAGAATGTATTCAAATTCTTGGATGCAGTAGGAGTATGATGTATGACAATTTATTAAGAAGAAGAGATTTTCCTTGCTTTAAGATTGGAAAAAGAATTTTTATAAACAAAGAAAAGTTGCAAATCTGGATAGATAAACAATGTGAACATAAAAGATAATAAAACTTTAATTATAGATTTAGAAAATTTTATTTGTAGGAGCGTGAAAATGATGGGAGATCTTAAATGGATAAAGTTAACTATAAGTATATTTGAAGATGAAAAAATTCGATTAATAGATGCAATGCCAGAGCGAGATACAATCCATTATGTGTGGATAAGATTACTTGTACAAGCAGGAAAAACAAATAGTAATGGTTTTATATTTCTAAGTGAAAATATCCCATATACAGATGAAATGCTATCTACAATATTTTGCAGGCCTTTATTATCTATTAGGCTTGCTTTAAAAATACTAAAAGATTTTGGAATGATAGAAATTGATGAGAGTAATCTTATCAAAATTACAAATTGGGAAAAGCATCAAAATATAGAGGGTATGGAGAAAGTTAAGGAACAAAATAGAAAAAGAGTTGAGAAGTATAGGGAAAAGAAAAGACAACTTAAAGTTGCAGCTGAAGAATATGGAGAAAATACAAACCAAATTCAAAGTGATGAACAAATTACTTCAGATAATTCTGTGAAAGGCTCAAATGTTTTTAAAAATGATGAAAATAATTTAAGTGAAAAGTTAGGTGAAAATAACTGCAATGCTACACAAAATTTATGTAATGTAATGCAAAATTCTTGTGATGTTACAGAAGATTTATGTAACGTTACTGTAACGGAACAGAATAAGAAAGAGACTAAGAATAAGAAAGAGATTAAGAATGAGAATAAGAAAGAGAGAGAGAATATAGATTTTTATCATGAAAAAAGTGATTTAAATCTGGAAGAATCAGAAATAGTAAAATCCTCTGTTTCTCAATCTAAAGATTCAAATACTGAATATAATAAAAATTTAGAGGATATCAACACTAAATGTATTGAATTGGTTAAATACTCTGAAGCAATGACTGGAATACCTAATGTACTTAATTTAGGTGCACTTAAGCTAGCTATTTCAATGCATGGTAAGCAATATGTAAAGATGGCTATAGATATTGCGTTAAAGGCTAATAAACCTAATATGATTTACATTGATGGCATACTGAAAAATTGGAGAAGAGAAGGGTATCCAAGAGATGATATGGAGGTAAATAAAAATGGGATTAGAAGCTTTGGAAAGAATAACTCAGCAGATAAAAAGAAATTTGCAGGATTCAAGCCAAAGGAACCACGAAAACTTACAGAAGCTGAACGAAAGAGGGCAGAGGCAAACCTCATATAAGTGTGATAAATGCCGTGATACAGGATGGATACTTGTTCCTCAAGAGAATAGGCAGCCATTAGCTTTAAGCTGTGAGTGTAGAGAAATTGAAAAGCTTAAAGATGAGTGGACGTATTCTGGAATCAATGTGGAGCAAAGCAAACATACTTTTTCTAATTTTGAAGTTTGGAATCAAGCGTCATGTAGGATAAAGGATACTGCTGCAGCTTATTGTACTAATTTTGATGAGATTAGAAATGATAGACGTAATAGTATTTTGCTTTGCGGACAAGTGGGTAGTGGAAAAACTCACTGCAGCATTGCAATTGCATTAAATTTCTTAAAACAAAGAATTAAAGTGGTGTACATGCCTTATAGAGATGTTATCACAAAGATAAAACAAAATATGATTGATCAAGAATACTATAGCAAAGTAATTGCAAAGTATCAAACATGTGAGGTCCTACTAATTGATGATCTTTTCAAGGGAAAGATAAATGACAGTGATATAAATATTCTGTTTGAAATCATTAACTATAGATACTTAAATTTTCTGCCTATTATAGTCAGTAGTGAATTTTCTATAGATAGATTACTATCATTTGATGAAGGAGTAGGATCACGAGTGTATGAAATGGCTAAAGATTATGTTGTGGAAATTGAGAAGGATGCTAGAAATAATTATAGACTTAAATGAAGATAAAATATTTGAGCATTTGAAATTCAACATATTTTAAGGATGGCGTAAAACACGGCAACTTTAATCAATATAAGAATTTCTTATCTATTAAATAAATTAATATATGAGAGGAAGTTGTTAAAATGAAAACATCAGGAATTATAAGAAATGTTGATCCATTAGGAAGAGTTGTAATACCAAAGGAAATGAGAAAAGTAATGGGCATCAATGAAGGAGATCCAATTGAAATAGTTAAAGTTAACAATGATATAGTTATGAGGAAATATAGTAAGGGCTGTATTTTTTGTGGAAGTGATAAAGAGATTGTTGAATTTAATAAAGTACTTGTTTGTAGAAAATGCAAACAAGCTTTGAAAGAAGATTAATTTAAAATAAAATCTGAAAAGGAGATTGGTCAAATGGGTGATTTGAGAATTTTTAAAGATGAGCGTTTTGGCGAAATAAGATGGGTAAAAGTTAATAATAAAGATTATGCAGTGGGAATTGATATTGCTAAAGCATTAGGATATAAAAAGCCAAATGATGCAATTTCAAGGCATTGCAGAGGGTCCGTGAAACACGGAGTAGGGGTAGTTACTGGAAAGAGAAAAGATGGAACGGATGCTATTCAAAATGTAGAAATGAGTGTAATTCCAGAAAGTGATATATATCGCTTGGTGTCAAAATCAGAATTACCAGGAGCAGAAAAATTTGAATCATGGATTTTTGATGAGGTATTACCTAGCATAAGAAAAACAGGAATGTACGCAACAGATGAATTGTTAAATAATCCTGATTTACTTATTGCTACAGTTACAAAGTTAAAAGAAGAAAGAGAAGCGAAATTAAAAATTGAAAAGAAAATAAAGTTACTAGAATCAAAAGTACAATTTTACGATGATGTTGCAGGATCTAAAGACTCTATTGAAATGGGTCATGTTGCAAAGGTTCTTGGTATTAAGGGAATGGGAAGAAATAGATTATTTTCATTATTAAGAGCTAAAAAAGTCTTAGACAAAAACAATATTCCATATCAGCAATTTGTAGACAGTGGTTTTTTTAGAGTGTTGGAGCAAAAATATACTGTATCCAATGGTCAAACCAAAATTAATATAAAAACAATGGTATTTCAAAAGGGTATAGATTTTATATTGAGAAAGATTAGAGAGCAGTAAATTAACTACTATTATAATAGATATAAAAAATGGAGATTTATCCTTTTGATAAGGACAAACCTCCATTTTTTACTTAAAGCTAAGCTACATCAAATTTAGTAACTTGTCTTTGAGTTAATTGAGCACCGGATTTCTTAACTAAGTCACCGGAATTAGTTTCAAAAATATTTTTAGATATAACAGTGTCCATAAGTGCATTTACTTCATCTTTTGTAAGAGCAGATTTAACACCACTAATACTTAAAGTAGTCTTTAAACCAGCATCAGTTAAAAAAGTCATAGCTAAAGTATATTCCATTTAAATTACCTCCAATCCTAAAAATTTGATTATGATCTTAACTAAGCATTTACTAAACTAGAAGATTCATTAATAAAATAATCTCTAGTTTTAGCTTCCATAACACCTTTGATTGCTTCAGCAACATCATAGACATTTTGAGCAGCAGCATCTGTTTTTACACTAGAAAAAGTTTTTTTAGTGTAAACTGGAAGACCAGCTTTATCAGTACCACTTTGAACTTCAATACTTAATGAAGCAGTTTCAATTGATTTAGTAACAGCCATGTGTTTTCCCTCCTTTAATTTGTTTTCATAGAGGATATATGTCTTTTTATTAAGAGTAACATTGATATTAATAAAAAAATTGTACTAATTAATATTTTAGGGAATTTCATAATTAATTGATTTGTTATATTAAATCAATATATAGTATAAAATCATTTGTACAGAACTCTATATATTGTATTAGAGCTTTAGAATTTTTAATTATGAAATATCCATGTTTATGTAAATAGAAGTACATTAGTATTAATAAGTTAAAATTTTTGCTTAGATTCACTTATATATGCAGATTCATAGTAAATACTAATTAAGAACAGTAGTTAAAGCTTGAAAAATATTAAAATATAAGTCTTGCTTACATTAAGTGGCAAATATGTTGGTGATGACATAAAAAGTAATTTTCATAGGTGATGAAGTTTGCCTTTAAACATCTCTTAGAAGATTAATGATTTCTACTATAAATAAAAATTATAGTAGAAATCATTTTGTTTTTTTATAATGTATGTTAATCAGTGATTAAAGTCACGTATTAAATGTAAGAATAAATTACTTGAGGTTTAACAATATAGCATATATTTTATAGTCATAGTCGTTGACTTTCTCTTACATAAGTTTGTATGAATTAACGCATAATAATTCATATATAAAGTATAATACAAGTTGTTTAGTAGTAAATATGGAGGATAAAATGAAAACATTAAAACGAATACTATTTTTTAGTATAATTACATTTTTTATTAGTTGTATATTAATGACAAGTGGCATAGTAACTGCTAATAATATTTTGGCAGAAACAAAACCAGCAAAAGTAGCTGTATTTTTATTAGATTTTACTGATGATCTTATTTCAGCAATTGGGGAAAACTTAAAGGATATTCAAAAAGAAAATCCAGATAGAGTCGAATACACTTTTTATGATGCTAAGTCGGATGAAGCTACACAAAATGGACAAATTGAAAAAGCATTAGATGAAGGTGTAGATCTCGTATTATTGAATATAGTTAATAGAGGAGATGCGAGGATAGTTATCAATAGGATTAAAGAACATAATGTTCCAGTAATTTTATTTAATAGGGAACCAGTTACACCAGTGCCTATTGCATCTTATGGTAAAGCTCTCTATATAGGAAAAGATGGAACACAAGCAGGTGCGCTTCAAGGGAAAATGCTTATTGATGCATGGAATACCAGTAAAGAAGATATTGATAAAAATGAGGATAACATAATGCAATATGTTATGTTACAAGGTGAAGGTGA
This genomic interval carries:
- a CDS encoding phage antirepressor; amino-acid sequence: MGDLRIFKDERFGEIRWVKVNNKDYAVGIDIAKALGYKKPNDAISRHCRGSVKHGVGVVTGKRKDGTDAIQNVEMSVIPESDIYRLVSKSELPGAEKFESWIFDEVLPSIRKTGMYATDELLNNPDLLIATVTKLKEEREAKLKIEKKIKLLESKVQFYDDVAGSKDSIEMGHVAKVLGIKGMGRNRLFSLLRAKKVLDKNNIPYQQFVDSGFFRVLEQKYTVSNGQTKINIKTMVFQKGIDFILRKIREQ
- a CDS encoding DUF1659 domain-containing protein, coding for MAVTKSIETASLSIEVQSGTDKAGLPVYTKKTFSSVKTDAAAQNVYDVAEAIKGVMEAKTRDYFINESSSLVNA
- a CDS encoding helix-turn-helix domain-containing protein; this translates as MLSDNIKRLMTVKNITSKKLAEMVGVSPTHISYILNNKREPSMELLNKIATALGVSIDEVFQTKSLNEPSSSSKNTSHDEKKKQISTVAAHLEEKNLTPQKLKLLNDYIDILFNDEF
- a CDS encoding ATP-binding protein; protein product: MLVPQENRQPLALSCECREIEKLKDEWTYSGINVEQSKHTFSNFEVWNQASCRIKDTAAAYCTNFDEIRNDRRNSILLCGQVGSGKTHCSIAIALNFLKQRIKVVYMPYRDVITKIKQNMIDQEYYSKVIAKYQTCEVLLIDDLFKGKINDSDINILFEIINYRYLNFLPIIVSSEFSIDRLLSFDEGVGSRVYEMAKDYVVEIEKDARNNYRLK
- a CDS encoding AbrB/MazE/SpoVT family DNA-binding domain-containing protein is translated as MKTSGIIRNVDPLGRVVIPKEMRKVMGINEGDPIEIVKVNNDIVMRKYSKGCIFCGSDKEIVEFNKVLVCRKCKQALKED
- a CDS encoding DUF2922 domain-containing protein, translating into MEYTLAMTFLTDAGLKTTLSISGVKSALTKDEVNALMDTVISKNIFETNSGDLVKKSGAQLTQRQVTKFDVA
- a CDS encoding helix-turn-helix domain-containing protein; the protein is MEEHVTKMVITPVECIQILGCSRSMMYDNLLRRRDFPCFKIGKRIFINKEKLQIWIDKQCEHKR
- a CDS encoding helix-turn-helix transcriptional regulator; the protein is MNKIDKLRKRKALSYNDIAKSASISAQYVYLLAKGKRSNPSLEKMRAIANALDEKVEYVFKIN
- a CDS encoding phage replisome organizer N-terminal domain-containing protein produces the protein MMGDLKWIKLTISIFEDEKIRLIDAMPERDTIHYVWIRLLVQAGKTNSNGFIFLSENIPYTDEMLSTIFCRPLLSIRLALKILKDFGMIEIDESNLIKITNWEKHQNIEGMEKVKEQNRKRVEKYREKKRQLKVAAEEYGENTNQIQSDEQITSDNSVKGSNVFKNDENNLSEKLGENNCNATQNLCNVMQNSCDVTEDLCNVTVTEQNKKETKNKKEIKNENKKERENIDFYHEKSDLNLEESEIVKSSVSQSKDSNTEYNKNLEDINTKCIELVKYSEAMTGIPNVLNLGALKLAISMHGKQYVKMAIDIALKANKPNMIYIDGILKNWRREGYPRDDMEVNKNGIRSFGKNNSADKKKFAGFKPKEPRKLTEAERKRAEANLI
- a CDS encoding galactose ABC transporter substrate-binding protein; the protein is MKTLKRILFFSIITFFISCILMTSGIVTANNILAETKPAKVAVFLLDFTDDLISAIGENLKDIQKENPDRVEYTFYDAKSDEATQNGQIEKALDEGVDLVLLNIVNRGDARIVINRIKEHNVPVILFNREPVTPVPIASYGKALYIGKDGTQAGALQGKMLIDAWNTSKEDIDKNEDNIMQYVMLQGEGDNTEAIERTKYSISTIEKAGIKTQEVALKIADWREDLAYNAMKELFEKYKDQIEIIIANDDTMAIGAVKALQEHGYNNGDISKTIPIVGVDVLPMVKEFIEKGYMLGSVYQEPRAYAEALYTTGMNMIEGKNPVEGTKYTLDDTRVSIRLPQTHYFYRNMFTDETIDK